The Hevea brasiliensis isolate MT/VB/25A 57/8 chromosome 9, ASM3005281v1, whole genome shotgun sequence nucleotide sequence aatcgcgctgGAAAGCCGCTGCCCGCTGTgcgcgcattttctctctcttctgcctctcttgccgccgtttctggtggttaTGGCCGTTGCCGGAGGGTCGCTGGTCGGGTGGGGAGCTGCTCGggaggtcgccggccggtcaccggaaaaagaaagaagaagaagagagggaaggagaggagagaaaagagagaatgGGGGGGGGGGTGTCCTCCTCTCGTTtttcaccatttttttttttcttcagggTTGTTACAACTAGGATTTTTCtaatttgaaaatatattattgCACAAGTTAGatggattttttttataaaataaaattatagattttttaatattaaattaaaattaaaagctgAAAATGAAATATgaacaaaatttataaaaattacaaaacaAAGCTAAAGTGCCCTAAAATTTTGAAAGAGCCTAAAACTTTTCAAATTTAAGCATTCAACCTAATAATAATAGATAGGGTATCAGGCTTTGTTCGTCAATAATTTTTAAAGTAGCATTCACTATTTTGATCAgtgtttatattaatttttagaagTAAATAAAGTAATTCATTAAAAGTTATTTCTCTTAACTTTTTGGGTCTGTTTGGATGAATGAGAGGGAGGGGATAAATAAAGGTACGAAAGGGTAAGCAATTGTTTTGCTCTTGTTTGAGAAGAGGTGAGTTAATAGATGGTAAGGGTAAGTAGAGTTAAGTTTTATCCCTTTTTACCCTgcaaatcttaatttttttaacaccCCATATTGAGGTGTAAGGAGAAGTAAAGAGTGAGAGATGATAgttatgaatatttttatttctatttttacaACCCTTAAATTTATCTCTCTTTTACCTCTTCttaaacataaaaaatataaGTTACTTTCGTTATCTTTTCATTAATTCACTTCTTCCtaaatatgaaatttttttttattgtattttaccCTTCCCCTTTCTTatctttttttatctttttattaatTATCCTTTATTCACCGCATCCAAATAGATCCTTATAAattgagaaaatattttaattaaaattaataaaattttatcattatttttataataataattatttttattaaatatttttattttaataattatataaataattaataattaataattaatagctAGTCACTATAAATTAGTATAACACTTGACAACTTCTGAAATCACTAACCGCCCCATTAGAACTGCTAATACCGCCAAACATACCCAGGCTACTTGGAAGAATAAAAGAGATCAAACCCTAACGAAAGAATTagaaaaatcttttaaatcaAATTCTATGGGCAAGAGAAAAGAGCGTCGCCTTGCAGCTCTTAGCAACGCCGGCCGTCGCGTCAAGCTTGATCTCTTCGCGGAACCCTCTGGTACTGTCTTCCTCTTTATCATTCTAGGGTTTTTGTTTTTTCGAATTCTGCATGTAAGCGGAAGGGAAACCTCTAATACGCCAGCGTTTTCGTATTAATTTGCCTTTTAGGGTTCCCCTTCCCATTATGCTGAGATATAGGGACATATAATGAGAAATTCGATTGGGTGTTCGTCGATTAAAGTTTAGGGTTTTGTTTACTCTGTTGCGGTTGAAGAAGCAACGCAATTGGTGTAACGGAACTTCATACGGTTCCCCTTCCCATTATGCTGAGATATAGGGAAATATAATGAGAAATTCGATTGGGTGTTCGTCGATTAAAGTTTAGGGTTTTGTTTACTCTGTTGCGGTTGAAGAAGCAACGCAATTGTTGTAACGGAACCTCATTGGATATCTGGGAAAACTAATTTCTTATGATATGGGTTATAACATTTGACAGCTAAAATCAGTCACTGTAACAAATTTCTTATGATTTATGCTGTAATTTCGTGCATGGACTGCATGATAACTCTATGAATATTTTGTTGAAACTTTCTAGGAGGTTTGGGTGGCTCCTCTGTAAATGGCGAAGTTGGAGGGGACATAGATCCGACACAACGTGCTGGATTACCCAATTCACCTTCATCTTCAGGTGGGTTCCATCAGTTTTCTTCAAAAAGGATTATGTAGAGAGCGCATGAGTTTTGGTGGCATGTTATGTTGTTTGCCTCCAAGTATTTGTTTTCAGATTTTAGGTTGGCTGTGGTCATGGCAATATACTTATCAGATCAGGTCGGGCCCTGCCACAGTGAATTTTTGAATGACTTCCGTTCTGTAATCCACTGTTTCCCAGCATCAAAGCATTTTGGAGATTTCGTCTCGAATTTTTTCTATCGGTTCGTATGATTCTGGCTTTATTTTATTTATGCCTCCACTGACATTTTCTTTGCTGTCTAACAGGTGACCCTGATCAATGATTCCAAAAATTTCCCTGTGGATTTGTTTTTGAATTTTATTGCAAATTAATATCATCTTTCTTTTGTATTAATTTCTGGCTGTGTACTGCTGATAATGCTTGAATATTCCAGTGCATCTATTTGCTTTGTTTCTGATTTTAGTTACTGATAAGACGATAACATTATGGTTCTAAAAAGTATCTGACATTCCATTATCTTGTCTTCAGGTCAACAACCACAGAATCCTCTTCTGTTACTTGGACAGTATAGTGATGATGAATTGGATGAGGAATCAAGTAAAAAGCCGAACAGTGCTGTTGAAGAGAATTCCCCTTCAGACCATGTTGATCAGGTAATGTAACATATGCTGCTTAATCTTTCATTGGGATTTGGGTCACTGTGTAAAATATTTTGGATTGTGAACATGAAGCTCAAGCTTTTTTTAAGGCATGTTAGCCAACAGGAAAAGCCTTTACAGTACTCGGCCTGTAGGTTTTGTATTATGTCTATCTTTTATAATTCCATAAATGGTTATGATTGTTGCTGGGAGATTACAATTTTGGCCAACACTTAACATTATCATCTTGGATTTCACTGATATATTGGTGCTATTTGAATTTCTGGAACTATTTTAAGGACTTACCATTGGCTAAGTGATTCATTAGAGCTTATGGTTGGGGTATGCTCATTAGCTCATTGGAAATATTTTATCTAAGGAAGAACTATGCTTAAGCGTAGTGGCTTTTATAGACTGTGTTCTCCACTTAGCAGTAAACTTATTGTCTTTTTCAGTGGACTAAAACTGGTTCATATTGGTCTGATATTGATTTTATcatccaataatttttcaagCAATGGCCTACGTCTTGGTCTTTATTTTCTTATGTTTCCTTAAAACTCCTCTATTTCTTGGTTGTATGTTCCATGTACATGCAATGTTAAAAGCTCTTTACTTTTATTAGGAGGGACTACCTATTGAAGGAAAAGAGGTAGATGTCAACCCAATTGAAGATATTGCTGATGAGAAGGTTGAACTACTGGACATGGAGAAGGATTCTACTCCAGTTGATGTACATCCAGAAGGTGGTGATTCTGGAGAAGTTGATGCGACTGTCTCTGCTGACAAGTGCAAAGAAGTTGATTCTACTAAGTTTATCTCTGTTACCGGAAGTGGAGCTTCTGATACACAACTTATTGGAGATGTGAGTGCAGGATGGAGGATAGTAATGCATGAGGAGACTAATCAATATTATTACTGGAATACTGAAACTGGGGAAACTTCATGGGAAGTACCTGATGTTTTGGCTCAGACTACTCCACCGATCTGTGACCAGAAAGCTCCTGCAAATGAAAATGTGGAAACTGCTTCTGTGGATACAAATGAGGTTAGCTCAACTTTAGGCATTGGATTGGATAATGCTTCTGCTGCACTAACTTTAGATGGTTCAATCGGTGCAAATTTGATTAATCAAAGCCAAGAAATTCTTTGTAATGGGCCACAAATGGATGAGTTAGTTGAAGGATGCAAAATTGAGTCCCTGAAAGATAAAAATTGGGTGACAGATGCGTACGAAAATGGCTCACAAAGTAACCTCAGTGCAGCTAATTTTCTCTTAGGTGAAAAAGGGATGGATCTTTCTACTGATCTTATGAGACACTGTGAGTGTTTGTTGGAGAGACTGAAGTCACTAAAAGGGTGAGGAATTTATGTTTTTTTCCTTGGTTTTTGGTGGTTGCATTTGCTTTCCAATTTTATGTGTCATCATTGGTAAAGTTACAgttgattaattatattattagttAATTATTCTTTCAGATATGGGAGCCGCCTGCAATGTCATGACCAGATGTCAAAATATATTTTAGAAGTAGATATTAGACTTTCTGATATCAAGTCACTGTCATCTTATGGATCAGCTTTGCTCCCATTTTGGGTCCATTCTCAAAGGCAGCTTAAACGATTAGAAGATGTTattaacaatgaaatataccaccTTGCTGTATCTGCACAAATGGATGATGATGTTGAGGCAACTGCCAATGTTTCTTTTGAGGAAAAGGAAAAGTCTTGGGGAAGTGTGGGCCATCATTCTAACTCAGATAGATGTGAAAACAATAAGAAATCTGAATTTGCAAGTGTTGCTACCGATGTTGAGAATGATTCACATGATGATCCTTGCGAAAATGCATATGGTAGACATATTTCTTCTTTGGGATCACCTAATGGAAATTTAGAAGGTGGTGCTGTGGTTGGTGAAAGAGCGAATGTGACTTCATGCCCAGATCATGAGTTTCATTCTGGGGAAGATGTTATGGATGTTGACATGGAAGTTGAAGATGGAGTCCCAGTAAGCATCACAGCTTTGGGAGATGATTCAAGCACCAAGTTTGTTGCTCCAGCCAAGCAATTGAGTCTGCCAAATACGCCTGCAGAGCACTCAACTTTGACATCAGGGTATGAGTCAAGTGTTCCACCTCCCCCAGAAGAGGATTGGATTCCACCACCACCGCCTGATAGTGATCAGGTACCTCCACCTCCTCCCGACAGTGAACAAGTTCCTCCTCCGCCACCACCTGATGAGCCTCCTGAATCTTCGTATCCTCTGCTTCCATCTTATCCAGAGACACATCAACCATACCCATACACAGAACAATACAACTTACCCTATCCAGATCCTAATTTTCAATATTATGGACACACAGTTACTGTCCCAAGTAGTAATTTATATGGACATGCTGATGGAAGTCAGGTAGGTGTGTCCCATGCATCACTTTATTATGAAACAGTTGCAAACACCTATGTGGAAACCACTCCAGTCATGGTTAGCCCTGTTGAGCCAGTAGCATATTATAACCTTCAAGATGGTTCAGTGCCCTCACTGCCTGACGTTAGAGTAGAATCTTCCTGTTTGCACTCTGAATCAGTCCCTGTGGGTTATGATGCTTTTGCTTCTGATCAAGTTATAAATGTTGATAAACCAGCTGAAGCAGGACAAAATCTGAAACTTGATGTTTCAGTTGTTGTTGGTGAGACAATCACAGCATCTGTGGGGTTCACATCTAACTCAATTGCTGCTGAAACTCCTGCCACGACTAATGTGATGGAGAATGTTTCTGCAGCCTCAACAAATCCTGGTAATGCTGCAGCAGCTGTATCTGTCACAACAGCTGCTAAGGTTCAATCCAAAGGTAATTGTTCTTTCCTGTACCACTGTTTACAATCAGTGAACTTGTTGAtatatttacatcaatactactTTTTTAGCTTTCATATGGATGAAATCATACAATCATTGCTACTTGGAATGTTCCAAATTTTGATGTAATAATTTATCAGGGTGTTCTGTCGGCATGTTTTACTTGAAACATTTGAAACTGATTGTAAAATTAGGAAGAATATTAATTGCTTTTCATGTTCAGTGATAGGCAATGATCGgataattaatgataataaaatgtttCTCCTTGTTAAGTGATAGGGAGAATTTGACGTTTGTTTCCTGATTCGGGAAGCACTTGTTTGAAGGTTAATAATACTTGAGTGGGTATTTTACAAATTATATGTTAATAGTGTTATCATTATGTACTATATGTttttaattgtaataaaataattttttaagggCTCATGTAGATTGATATTTAAGACAATTTAAAATTAATGTCAAAATAAGTAAAGTTTAAGGGCTGTGCTGGGAAGAAAAATTCTTATGATTGAGATGTGGCACAACACTATATTGAACTTTCCTCAAATAGCGCTATTTTCCTATTAGAAAATCAAATATTAGGAAGAGATGGAGAAAAGCAAGGATTAAATCCAAAATAGAGGAGAAAGTCAAATTGTCACTTTGATGCCtttaaatatcaatttttttGGTCATCATCACATTTTCTCACATCTGTTTATCTATATTCTATCTTGAAAATTATTGCTTGCTTACATATAAAATTATTGTGTTTGGTTACTTGTGACACTAGTGTGCTTGGCTACTTTTGAACTTAGTGTGTTTTCTTACCATTAGAAAGGTaagattaataaatgaataaGTTTTGTTTCAGATATGATGCGTGTATCCTGAATGCTGAAAATGGTTGTTTAATTCAACTTAACAAATCTGGTCCTTGTTTTTATGTAAGTAGCAAGTTCCTAACCACTAGATGGCACCTGTAGGATGCAATTTATACAATCTATGTTACTCTGGCAATGGCCTACTATATAGCTGGAATGTTTAAT carries:
- the LOC110665165 gene encoding uncharacterized protein LOC110665165 isoform X2: MGKRKERRLAALSNAGRRVKLDLFAEPSGQQPQNPLLLLGQYSDDELDEESSKKPNSAVEENSPSDHVDQEGLPIEGKEVDVNPIEDIADEKVELLDMEKDSTPVDVHPEGGDSGEVDATVSADKCKEVDSTKFISVTGSGASDTQLIGDVSAGWRIVMHEETNQYYYWNTETGETSWEVPDVLAQTTPPICDQKAPANENVETASVDTNEVSSTLGIGLDNASAALTLDGSIGANLINQSQEILCNGPQMDELVEGCKIESLKDKNWVTDAYENGSQSNLSAANFLLGEKGMDLSTDLMRHCECLLERLKSLKGYGSRLQCHDQMSKYILEVDIRLSDIKSLSSYGSALLPFWVHSQRQLKRLEDVINNEIYHLAVSAQMDDDVEATANVSFEEKEKSWGSVGHHSNSDRCENNKKSEFASVATDVENDSHDDPCENAYGRHISSLGSPNGNLEGGAVVGERANVTSCPDHEFHSGEDVMDVDMEVEDGVPVSITALGDDSSTKFVAPAKQLSLPNTPAEHSTLTSGYESSVPPPPEEDWIPPPPPDSDQVPPPPPDSEQVPPPPPPDEPPESSYPLLPSYPETHQPYPYTEQYNLPYPDPNFQYYGHTVTVPSSNLYGHADGSQVGVSHASLYYETVANTYVETTPVMVSPVEPVAYYNLQDGSVPSLPDVRVESSCLHSESVPVGYDAFASDQVINVDKPAEAGQNLKLDVSVVVGETITASVGFTSNSIAAETPATTNVMENVSAASTNPGNAAAAVSVTTAAKVQSKVPRSKKRTVAVAPSLRSNKKVSSLVDKWKAAKEELNENEEDEPENAYEILEKKKQREIEEWHAKQIASGEAKDNANFQPLGGDWRERVKRRRAQAAKGAAKTPPEAPIMENQQPDLSELSMGLPSGWQAYWDEASKQVYYGNVITSETTWSKPTK
- the LOC110665165 gene encoding uncharacterized protein LOC110665165 isoform X1, with the protein product MGKRKERRLAALSNAGRRVKLDLFAEPSGGLGGSSVNGEVGGDIDPTQRAGLPNSPSSSGQQPQNPLLLLGQYSDDELDEESSKKPNSAVEENSPSDHVDQEGLPIEGKEVDVNPIEDIADEKVELLDMEKDSTPVDVHPEGGDSGEVDATVSADKCKEVDSTKFISVTGSGASDTQLIGDVSAGWRIVMHEETNQYYYWNTETGETSWEVPDVLAQTTPPICDQKAPANENVETASVDTNEVSSTLGIGLDNASAALTLDGSIGANLINQSQEILCNGPQMDELVEGCKIESLKDKNWVTDAYENGSQSNLSAANFLLGEKGMDLSTDLMRHCECLLERLKSLKGYGSRLQCHDQMSKYILEVDIRLSDIKSLSSYGSALLPFWVHSQRQLKRLEDVINNEIYHLAVSAQMDDDVEATANVSFEEKEKSWGSVGHHSNSDRCENNKKSEFASVATDVENDSHDDPCENAYGRHISSLGSPNGNLEGGAVVGERANVTSCPDHEFHSGEDVMDVDMEVEDGVPVSITALGDDSSTKFVAPAKQLSLPNTPAEHSTLTSGYESSVPPPPEEDWIPPPPPDSDQVPPPPPDSEQVPPPPPPDEPPESSYPLLPSYPETHQPYPYTEQYNLPYPDPNFQYYGHTVTVPSSNLYGHADGSQVGVSHASLYYETVANTYVETTPVMVSPVEPVAYYNLQDGSVPSLPDVRVESSCLHSESVPVGYDAFASDQVINVDKPAEAGQNLKLDVSVVVGETITASVGFTSNSIAAETPATTNVMENVSAASTNPGNAAAAVSVTTAAKVQSKVPRSKKRTVAVAPSLRSNKKVSSLVDKWKAAKEELNENEEDEPENAYEILEKKKQREIEEWHAKQIASGEAKDNANFQPLGGDWRERVKRRRAQAAKGAAKTPPEAPIMENQQPDLSELSMGLPSGWQAYWDEASKQVYYGNVITSETTWSKPTK
- the LOC110665165 gene encoding uncharacterized protein LOC110665165 isoform X3, which codes for MEKDSTPVDVHPEGGDSGEVDATVSADKCKEVDSTKFISVTGSGASDTQLIGDVSAGWRIVMHEETNQYYYWNTETGETSWEVPDVLAQTTPPICDQKAPANENVETASVDTNEVSSTLGIGLDNASAALTLDGSIGANLINQSQEILCNGPQMDELVEGCKIESLKDKNWVTDAYENGSQSNLSAANFLLGEKGMDLSTDLMRHCECLLERLKSLKGYGSRLQCHDQMSKYILEVDIRLSDIKSLSSYGSALLPFWVHSQRQLKRLEDVINNEIYHLAVSAQMDDDVEATANVSFEEKEKSWGSVGHHSNSDRCENNKKSEFASVATDVENDSHDDPCENAYGRHISSLGSPNGNLEGGAVVGERANVTSCPDHEFHSGEDVMDVDMEVEDGVPVSITALGDDSSTKFVAPAKQLSLPNTPAEHSTLTSGYESSVPPPPEEDWIPPPPPDSDQVPPPPPDSEQVPPPPPPDEPPESSYPLLPSYPETHQPYPYTEQYNLPYPDPNFQYYGHTVTVPSSNLYGHADGSQVGVSHASLYYETVANTYVETTPVMVSPVEPVAYYNLQDGSVPSLPDVRVESSCLHSESVPVGYDAFASDQVINVDKPAEAGQNLKLDVSVVVGETITASVGFTSNSIAAETPATTNVMENVSAASTNPGNAAAAVSVTTAAKVQSKVPRSKKRTVAVAPSLRSNKKVSSLVDKWKAAKEELNENEEDEPENAYEILEKKKQREIEEWHAKQIASGEAKDNANFQPLGGDWRERVKRRRAQAAKGAAKTPPEAPIMENQQPDLSELSMGLPSGWQAYWDEASKQVYYGNVITSETTWSKPTK